From a region of the Castanea sativa cultivar Marrone di Chiusa Pesio chromosome 10, ASM4071231v1 genome:
- the LOC142612181 gene encoding uncharacterized protein LOC142612181: MGITAASAKNWQPPPSSKFKLNIDAAVFTDLGFLGIGVIIRNKEGEVMEAMSAKGSRVIDNLEAEVLACRKALEFAVDIGFAEMVIEGDCVQVINAINSSGVNLSRLGHVIEDIQVLTSGLRWTEVRWVKRSANLVAHSLACLAKNISNDVIWLEDSPQPALESLYHDCLAIME; this comes from the coding sequence ATGGGAATAACTGCAGCAAGTGCAAAAAATTGGCAACCTCCACCTAGCTCCAAGTTTAAACTCAACATTGATGCGGCTGTTTTCACAGACCTGGGATTCTTAGGGATAGGAGTGATTATACGCAACAAAGAGGGCGAAGTCATGGAAGCAATGTCAGCTAAAGGATCAAGAGTAATAGACAACTTAGAGGCAGAAGTACTTGCATGTCGCAAGGCATTAGAATTTGCTGTGGACATTGGCTTTGCTGAGATGGTTATTGAAGGAGATTGTGTACAGGTGATCAATGCAATCAACTCAAGTGGGGTCAACTTATCTCGGCTAGGCCATGTGATTGAAGACATTCAAGTGCTAACCTCGGGTCTTAGATGGACAGAAGTTCGTTGGGTGAAGAGAAGCGCAAATTTGGTCGCCCACAGTCTAGCATGCTTAGCAAAAAATATCTCAAATGATGTAATCTGGTTGGAGGACTCTCCACAACCAGCTCTAGAATCTCTGTATCATGATTGTTTAGCTATTATGGAATGA